From Pseudobdellovibrio exovorus JSS, a single genomic window includes:
- a CDS encoding DEAD/DEAH box helicase produces MQEQMDSSSIEEVKSKKSNPEVEAADIEAQEESENIFATWGLSKEVLRSLAELNFTQPTPIQKQAIPVLLGREKDFVGLAATGTGKTGAFGIPLVETIDAESKSVQALVMCPTRELATQVEAQLQKMAKWKGLSTLTVFGGSSYDRQITALKRGVQIVVGTPGRLCDLIDRKVLKLKDVQTLVLDEADEMISMGFQDDLEKILEAIGDSEDKRKWLFSATMSPEIRRVVSRYLPDYDKIEIHKEDSQKPQIEQIYYTIYPDRKLQMLSAVLYMNPEFYGLVFCQTKREVTEITDWLKRKSFKVDCIHGDRPQRERDFILKDFRSGRVKILVATDVAARGLDINDLTHVINFSLPREVESYVHRIGRTGRAGKKGLALSIVAPHEVKLLKRIQQVTKANLVKGTAPTNDELNVYRVRDVINGMNQVKDNELYHRAGKFLDRKMDELKEAFEFDFTVEEFLKRLVLSEHPDIFENRDTSMDFVGDGVVPREMQAGGGRPSRSDDRYRSGGRGQGRGGDRYERNDRGGDRFDRGDRGGERRGRSERFEGRSYDRGNDRNAERSHDRGDRAFGFGADKDKFRDRQQPSRQLNGFKSWNSDDDSNRPRRRSTTGRPSEGRRSSSRD; encoded by the coding sequence ATGCAAGAGCAAATGGACTCGTCGTCTATTGAGGAAGTTAAATCTAAAAAATCAAATCCAGAAGTGGAAGCAGCAGATATCGAGGCTCAAGAAGAGTCTGAAAATATCTTTGCTACATGGGGTCTGTCTAAAGAGGTTTTACGTTCTTTAGCTGAGTTAAATTTCACTCAACCAACACCTATTCAAAAACAAGCTATCCCAGTTTTATTGGGGCGCGAAAAAGACTTCGTTGGCTTAGCGGCGACAGGAACTGGAAAAACAGGGGCCTTCGGGATTCCGTTGGTCGAAACAATCGATGCTGAAAGTAAGTCTGTTCAGGCATTGGTGATGTGTCCGACACGTGAGTTAGCTACTCAAGTGGAAGCGCAATTACAAAAAATGGCAAAATGGAAGGGCCTAAGCACGCTGACGGTGTTTGGTGGGTCTTCTTATGATCGTCAAATTACGGCCTTGAAACGAGGCGTACAAATCGTTGTGGGAACTCCAGGTCGTCTGTGTGATCTTATTGACCGCAAAGTTTTAAAATTAAAAGATGTTCAGACTTTAGTTTTGGACGAAGCTGACGAGATGATCTCTATGGGTTTCCAAGACGATCTTGAGAAAATTTTAGAAGCCATCGGAGACAGCGAAGATAAACGTAAATGGTTATTCTCAGCTACAATGTCACCAGAGATCAGACGTGTGGTTTCTAGATACTTGCCAGATTATGACAAGATTGAAATTCACAAAGAAGATTCTCAAAAACCTCAAATTGAGCAAATTTACTACACGATCTATCCTGATCGTAAATTACAAATGTTATCTGCAGTTCTTTACATGAACCCTGAGTTCTATGGTTTGGTGTTCTGTCAGACAAAACGTGAAGTAACAGAAATTACAGACTGGTTAAAGCGCAAATCTTTCAAAGTGGATTGCATCCATGGTGACCGCCCACAAAGAGAGCGTGACTTTATCTTGAAAGATTTCCGTTCAGGACGCGTTAAGATCTTAGTGGCAACAGATGTGGCTGCCCGTGGTTTGGATATCAATGACTTAACTCACGTTATCAACTTCTCTTTACCACGCGAAGTGGAAAGCTATGTTCATCGTATCGGCCGTACTGGTCGTGCAGGTAAAAAAGGTTTAGCTTTATCAATCGTGGCACCGCATGAAGTGAAGTTATTAAAGCGTATTCAACAAGTAACGAAAGCAAATCTTGTTAAGGGTACAGCACCAACAAATGACGAGCTGAATGTTTATCGCGTACGTGATGTTATTAATGGTATGAACCAAGTTAAAGACAATGAGTTATATCATCGCGCAGGTAAGTTCTTAGACCGCAAAATGGACGAACTAAAAGAAGCTTTCGAGTTTGATTTTACAGTGGAAGAGTTTTTAAAACGTCTTGTGCTTTCTGAACATCCGGATATTTTTGAAAATCGCGACACATCTATGGATTTCGTAGGTGATGGAGTTGTTCCTCGTGAAATGCAAGCTGGTGGCGGACGCCCATCGCGCTCTGATGATCGCTATCGCAGTGGTGGTCGTGGTCAAGGCCGTGGCGGTGATCGCTATGAGCGCAATGATCGCGGTGGCGACCGTTTTGATCGCGGAGATCGCGGCGGTGAACGTCGTGGCCGTAGCGAGCGCTTTGAAGGTCGTAGCTATGACAGAGGTAATGATCGTAATGCTGAACGCAGTCATGACCGCGGAGACCGCGCTTTTGGGTTTGGTGCAGACAAGGATAAGTTCCGTGATCGTCAACAACCAAGTCGTCAATTAAATGGTTTTAAATCATGGAATTCAGACGATGACTCAAATCGTCCTCGTCGTCGTAGCACTACAGGTCGTCCTTCTGAAGGACGTCGTTCGTCTTCACGAGACTAG
- a CDS encoding NAD(P)/FAD-dependent oxidoreductase has translation MSKIFKDIKLPIDQELSEHLLWLMPESGGYRILRQSVDARKKHSPHFVYTVEVAEKGETLKTEAFSLPRISKLPATFQKPIIIGSGPAGLFAALRLVERGIPCKLFERGSQSADRIKGINRFWRYGELDRRNNVCYGEGGAGLYSDGKLITRIKSDHIPYVLNRLVQFGAPEEIQWLSNPHVGSDKIRRVIPKIREFLLQNGCEIFYNSQVTQLLYGKNCVTGVITEQGHQHHSDHVILATGHSAEDMLQHLIDSDVFVEGKSFAMGLRIEHPQAEINRIQYREFADHPKLGSANYKLAHHDNQSGVGIYSFCMCPGGYVLSSGTEPDALVCNGMSNFNRNSPYANAAMVVSIQHDKLFGEDRMGGMKLRKELETRAFQAVKEVGGSKELPVQNLVSFLQKSNRHKVTDTSSPSGIVNTRLDQLLPSFMYEKLKEGIEKFESQMKGFISEKAKLYGVESRTSCPLRVTRDDSTLQSVSHRGLYPCGEGAGYAGGITSAACDGIKCADKIFESLKTIED, from the coding sequence ATGTCGAAGATTTTTAAAGATATTAAACTCCCAATCGATCAGGAACTGTCTGAGCACCTACTTTGGCTGATGCCAGAGTCTGGGGGCTACCGTATCCTGAGGCAATCGGTAGACGCCCGCAAAAAACACTCGCCTCACTTTGTCTACACAGTTGAAGTCGCCGAAAAAGGCGAAACCTTAAAAACAGAAGCTTTCTCTTTACCTCGCATCTCGAAACTCCCTGCTACCTTCCAAAAACCTATTATCATCGGATCTGGCCCTGCCGGATTATTCGCAGCTCTTAGACTTGTTGAACGTGGAATCCCCTGCAAATTATTTGAACGCGGCAGTCAATCTGCAGATCGCATCAAGGGCATCAATCGCTTCTGGCGCTATGGGGAACTCGATCGTCGCAATAATGTTTGCTATGGCGAAGGCGGCGCAGGACTGTACTCGGATGGCAAACTGATTACACGAATTAAATCAGACCATATTCCCTATGTACTAAATCGCTTGGTGCAGTTTGGAGCTCCGGAAGAAATCCAGTGGCTTTCAAATCCCCATGTAGGTAGCGATAAAATCAGACGAGTGATTCCAAAAATTCGTGAATTTCTATTGCAAAATGGATGTGAGATCTTCTACAACTCACAGGTGACACAGCTTCTTTACGGCAAGAACTGCGTCACCGGAGTTATCACAGAACAAGGCCACCAACATCACTCGGATCATGTCATCCTTGCCACTGGCCACTCTGCCGAAGATATGCTTCAACATCTGATCGATTCGGACGTTTTTGTAGAGGGAAAATCTTTTGCCATGGGGCTTAGAATTGAACATCCCCAAGCCGAGATCAATCGTATCCAATACCGAGAATTTGCAGATCATCCCAAACTAGGTTCAGCCAACTATAAACTCGCTCACCATGACAATCAATCCGGAGTCGGAATCTACAGTTTCTGTATGTGCCCCGGAGGTTATGTTCTTTCCAGCGGAACAGAACCCGATGCGCTAGTTTGTAATGGGATGAGTAACTTCAATCGCAACTCTCCTTACGCCAATGCGGCCATGGTGGTCAGCATTCAACATGATAAACTTTTTGGCGAGGATCGCATGGGCGGGATGAAGCTCAGAAAAGAACTGGAAACGCGCGCGTTTCAAGCCGTCAAAGAAGTCGGAGGAAGCAAAGAACTTCCCGTTCAAAACTTAGTTTCTTTTCTGCAAAAATCAAATCGACATAAGGTCACAGACACGTCATCTCCATCTGGCATTGTGAACACACGCCTTGATCAACTTTTACCTTCTTTTATGTATGAGAAATTAAAAGAAGGAATCGAAAAATTTGAAAGTCAGATGAAAGGTTTTATTTCAGAAAAAGCGAAACTCTACGGAGTTGAATCTCGTACGTCATGTCCACTACGTGTAACTCGCGACGACAGCACACTACAAAGCGTATCCCATCGCGGCCTTTACCCTTGCGGTGAAGGTGCTGGTTACGCAGGCGGCATTACTTCTGCCGCCTGTGATGGAATCAAATGTGCTGATAAAATTTTTGAAAGTCTTAAAACAATAGAAGACTAG
- the asd gene encoding archaetidylserine decarboxylase (Phosphatidylserine decarboxylase is synthesized as a single chain precursor. Generation of the pyruvoyl active site from a Ser is coupled to cleavage of a Gly-Ser bond between the larger (beta) and smaller (alpha chains). It is an integral membrane protein.), with product MSAITRFIPKNHVSYFVGQLVHIPLPRFLSKIVITAFAKAYNISLAEAEFPVDHYPSLGEFFIRRLKPGLRPVADTWAVHPADSVITQAAPITSGRLIQAKNKTYSVESFTRDSSAMKKYDKGSFLTYYLCPTDYHRVHSPVTGEIKRVVYIPGALWPVNAWSTENIHELFSVNERVLVEIETDRGLVGVMFVGATNVGQIELAFDKEIRGNQLLSGAVQEKTYEGQKIQKGDELGMFRMGSTVVMLYAPNTISSDNLSEYINKQVRVNAQFRN from the coding sequence ATGTCAGCAATAACCAGATTTATTCCAAAGAATCATGTCAGTTACTTCGTTGGTCAATTAGTGCACATTCCATTGCCACGTTTTCTAAGCAAAATTGTGATCACAGCTTTTGCGAAAGCTTATAACATTAGTTTGGCAGAAGCTGAGTTCCCAGTGGATCATTACCCAAGTTTAGGTGAGTTCTTTATTCGTAGATTGAAGCCAGGCCTGCGACCTGTGGCGGATACGTGGGCAGTTCATCCTGCTGACTCTGTGATTACTCAGGCGGCTCCGATCACTTCTGGTCGCTTGATTCAAGCTAAGAATAAGACGTACTCAGTGGAGTCGTTCACCCGTGATTCGAGTGCGATGAAAAAATACGATAAGGGCTCTTTTCTAACGTATTATCTTTGCCCAACAGATTACCATCGGGTGCATTCTCCGGTAACAGGAGAGATCAAAAGAGTAGTGTATATACCGGGGGCTTTGTGGCCGGTGAATGCATGGTCTACTGAAAATATTCATGAGCTCTTTTCAGTGAATGAAAGAGTCTTAGTTGAGATTGAAACGGATCGTGGTTTGGTTGGTGTTATGTTTGTCGGAGCGACAAATGTAGGACAGATCGAGTTGGCATTTGATAAAGAAATTCGTGGAAACCAACTGTTGTCAGGTGCTGTTCAAGAAAAGACCTACGAGGGGCAAAAGATCCAAAAAGGTGACGAGTTAGGAATGTTCCGTATGGGAAGTACTGTTGTGATGCTGTACGCTCCGAATACAATTTCAAGCGACAACCTGTCTGAGTACATTAATAAACAAGTTCGCGTTAACGCTCAATTTCGCAATTAA
- the queD gene encoding 6-carboxytetrahydropterin synthase QueD has product MKYELKQHFQIESARFLPHLPADHPCSRMHGHSFKIILTLKGDLDPQIGWVVDYHQITQVMQPLLKQLDHRVLNEVEGLENPTSELLAKWIYERALKTLPILQRVTIMETPATECTYPV; this is encoded by the coding sequence ATGAAATACGAATTGAAGCAGCATTTTCAAATAGAATCAGCTCGTTTTTTACCCCATTTACCAGCAGATCACCCCTGCTCACGCATGCACGGCCATAGTTTTAAGATTATTCTGACCCTAAAGGGTGATCTTGATCCTCAAATTGGATGGGTTGTGGACTATCACCAAATCACTCAAGTGATGCAGCCTCTGTTAAAGCAACTCGATCATCGTGTTTTAAATGAAGTCGAAGGACTTGAAAATCCAACATCTGAACTACTAGCTAAATGGATTTACGAACGCGCCCTCAAAACCCTGCCCATTTTACAAAGAGTCACCATTATGGAAACTCCAGCTACGGAATGCACCTACCCTGTTTAG
- a CDS encoding 6-pyruvoyl trahydropterin synthase family protein, translating into MNKTTLHLAKQNFKFSSAHFLIFDEKSAEMLHGHNYQVEVDIFCSSEDAIGGKGYFVDFNVLKKIIKDQCDIWDEHILLPQAHSDMKYQESANGKNYEITFRDRFYSFPINETIWLPIQNTSVENLSWLFAKSIFEKMKSLGVEKVRVSVEETRGQKASTEVS; encoded by the coding sequence ATGAATAAGACCACCTTACATTTGGCAAAGCAAAATTTCAAATTCTCTTCTGCTCATTTTTTGATTTTTGATGAAAAATCAGCCGAGATGTTGCACGGCCATAATTATCAGGTAGAGGTCGATATCTTTTGCTCCAGCGAGGACGCCATAGGCGGTAAGGGATACTTTGTTGATTTTAATGTCCTTAAAAAAATTATCAAAGATCAATGCGATATTTGGGATGAACATATTTTATTACCACAGGCGCATTCGGACATGAAATATCAAGAGAGTGCCAATGGTAAGAACTACGAGATCACCTTCCGTGATCGATTTTATTCATTTCCTATAAACGAGACCATTTGGTTGCCGATCCAAAACACAAGCGTTGAAAATCTATCTTGGTTGTTCGCAAAAAGTATTTTTGAAAAAATGAAAAGCCTTGGCGTTGAAAAAGTGCGTGTAAGTGTTGAAGAAACCCGTGGGCAAAAAGCCAGTACAGAAGTAAGCTAA
- a CDS encoding ferritin-like domain-containing protein: MDKEKVIECLNELLENELAGVVRYSHYAFMVFGHNRIPICSWLRSQAQESLTHANQIGEHITALGGHPSLKIGSLLESNKHKINDILKESLGHETHQVSVLHKLLKMVEGKSILLEEFAREMIVDEEMHIAEVEKMIKEPK; encoded by the coding sequence ATGGACAAAGAAAAAGTCATCGAATGCTTAAACGAACTTCTTGAGAACGAATTAGCCGGTGTTGTTCGCTACTCTCACTACGCATTTATGGTTTTCGGACATAACCGCATCCCTATCTGCTCATGGTTAAGAAGCCAAGCTCAAGAGTCTTTAACTCACGCGAACCAAATCGGCGAACACATCACAGCTCTAGGTGGACACCCCTCTTTGAAAATCGGGTCTTTGTTAGAATCTAACAAACATAAGATCAATGATATCCTGAAAGAGTCTTTGGGCCATGAAACTCACCAAGTATCTGTGCTTCACAAACTATTAAAAATGGTTGAAGGCAAATCGATTTTATTAGAAGAGTTCGCACGCGAAATGATCGTAGACGAAGAAATGCACATTGCAGAAGTTGAGAAAATGATCAAAGAACCTAAATAG
- a CDS encoding FeoA family protein, translating into MQTFIIEKIESPNKDLVRRLFDLGLHPGLEVKVVSKVSFKSVIIIQYGSTRLALNQEEFACLRGH; encoded by the coding sequence ATGCAGACATTTATTATCGAAAAGATTGAATCTCCTAATAAGGATTTAGTGCGCCGTTTATTTGATTTGGGATTACATCCTGGGCTTGAAGTGAAAGTTGTCTCAAAAGTGTCCTTCAAATCTGTGATCATCATTCAATATGGATCAACTCGTTTGGCACTTAATCAAGAGGAGTTTGCATGTCTACGTGGGCACTAG
- the feoB gene encoding ferrous iron transporter B codes for MSTWALVGSPNSGKTTLYNWLTGSKAKTVNYPGSTVEYSAGSVRPQLLERVAEAKELRIVDTPGIYSLVPQSEDEQVTHDVLFDKEHRVGAIDGVVVVLDATQLQRHLIIARQVLQSGYKAVFVLTMCDLIRKEGSEIDLARLKSELNSEIILFDGVLGQGLDEILQTLAAAGVPEVDAVACPQWSLDEQVEIIKWAAEVNSQTILKRDEKKSAQRLSHNLDQYLMHPIFGFVIFFSVMTVLFASIYWLAQPFMDLIDTAFATAVSAVTENIPGLVGEFLGEGLIAAIGGVVIFVPQIFILFVGIGILESTGYLARVAALIDKPLSMVGLGGRSFVPLLSGFACAIPAVMAARNITSKKERLIAQSIIPFMTCSARLPVYALMIGFLIGDSNPLMAGFVMAILYFGAIVVGALAANIIAVFIDDTAKSRLIMELPLYRRPHFLFILRQSLLKAKSFVFRAGPIILVLALVLWFATTFPRPEVAEGQDAPEATEIAQHSYAAQVGQAMEPIFRPMGVDWRVGFGLISAFAAREVFVSALALTFNISDENEDSQTQSLMTAMKEATFPDGTPIFTTASVVGILIFFMIALQCVTTVGVLKREMGSWKPALLQLFFSNLVAYCLAVTVVFVLHQFGL; via the coding sequence ATGTCTACGTGGGCACTAGTTGGTTCGCCAAACTCGGGTAAAACGACATTATACAACTGGCTGACAGGTTCAAAAGCAAAAACTGTTAACTACCCAGGTTCAACTGTTGAATACAGTGCAGGTTCAGTTCGTCCGCAGTTGTTAGAGCGTGTAGCCGAAGCAAAAGAACTTCGTATCGTCGATACTCCGGGTATTTATTCTTTAGTGCCACAATCAGAAGATGAACAAGTTACGCATGATGTGTTATTTGATAAAGAGCATCGCGTGGGCGCTATTGATGGCGTCGTTGTCGTTTTAGATGCGACCCAATTGCAACGTCATTTAATTATTGCACGCCAAGTTTTGCAAAGTGGATATAAGGCCGTCTTTGTTTTAACGATGTGTGATTTAATTCGAAAAGAAGGATCAGAAATTGATCTGGCCCGCCTGAAAAGTGAATTGAATTCAGAAATTATTTTATTTGATGGTGTATTAGGACAAGGCTTAGACGAGATCTTACAAACTTTGGCTGCGGCTGGTGTGCCAGAAGTCGATGCGGTTGCCTGTCCACAGTGGAGCTTGGATGAGCAGGTCGAAATCATCAAATGGGCTGCCGAAGTTAACTCGCAAACGATTTTAAAACGTGATGAAAAGAAGTCCGCTCAAAGGCTAAGCCACAATTTAGATCAGTATTTAATGCATCCTATTTTTGGTTTTGTGATTTTCTTTTCTGTGATGACGGTGTTGTTTGCTTCGATCTATTGGTTGGCACAGCCGTTTATGGATTTGATCGATACAGCTTTTGCCACAGCTGTTTCGGCAGTGACGGAAAACATCCCTGGTTTGGTTGGGGAATTTTTGGGTGAAGGTTTGATTGCCGCTATTGGTGGTGTGGTGATCTTTGTTCCTCAGATTTTTATTTTATTTGTAGGAATTGGCATTCTAGAGTCTACGGGATATTTAGCGCGTGTAGCGGCGCTTATTGATAAACCGCTTTCGATGGTGGGATTAGGTGGAAGATCCTTTGTTCCTCTTTTATCCGGTTTTGCCTGCGCCATTCCGGCGGTCATGGCAGCACGAAATATCACGTCTAAAAAAGAGCGCTTAATTGCTCAAAGTATTATTCCTTTTATGACGTGTTCGGCGCGTTTACCTGTCTATGCGTTGATGATTGGTTTCTTGATCGGTGACAGCAATCCATTGATGGCAGGCTTTGTGATGGCCATTCTTTATTTCGGAGCTATTGTGGTTGGCGCCTTAGCGGCCAATATCATTGCTGTTTTTATTGATGACACTGCCAAATCACGATTGATTATGGAGTTACCATTATATCGTCGTCCCCATTTTCTGTTTATTCTGCGTCAGTCACTTTTGAAGGCGAAGTCATTTGTATTTAGAGCGGGTCCGATCATTTTAGTATTAGCTTTAGTGTTATGGTTTGCGACGACATTCCCGCGCCCTGAAGTGGCTGAAGGACAAGACGCGCCAGAGGCGACTGAAATCGCCCAACACAGTTATGCGGCCCAAGTGGGGCAGGCGATGGAACCTATCTTCCGCCCTATGGGTGTGGACTGGCGTGTAGGTTTTGGTTTGATATCTGCTTTCGCAGCTCGCGAAGTTTTCGTATCAGCTTTAGCATTGACGTTTAATATCAGTGATGAAAACGAAGACTCGCAAACTCAAAGCCTGATGACGGCCATGAAAGAAGCCACATTCCCAGATGGGACTCCGATTTTCACTACAGCATCTGTCGTGGGAATACTGATTTTCTTTATGATTGCGTTGCAATGTGTGACTACAGTTGGGGTATTGAAGCGAGAAATGGGTTCGTGGAAACCTGCGCTCTTACAACTTTTCTTCAGTAACCTTGTGGCCTATTGCTTGGCTGTGACGGTGGTCTTTGTGCTACATCAGTTTGGCTTGTAG
- a CDS encoding polysaccharide deacetylase family protein has product MNIVHLLSQNHLTGAEVYAVALAAHQTNSGHQVYQISNGFFSESTALQIPIEVETRSRWQRLQNILWLRRFIKENNIHVIHTHSRAAVKLAYWSTLFTKTAVVSTVHGIQHPSFSKKIHNQYGQFIIAVCENIKRQLIRDFKYSDKMIKVLPNGISSDLYKFERKAASLPLRRIAIIGRTTGPKGERTAQVLQAFQSDELKHLDLEISLVGGKIADLHLPESTTQKVQEIQNATLNSQFYAQYDLVIGSGRVCMESLITGCRTLAFGEACYVGTVTDETYTLAKTSNFGDVHPDSKKPQINTNQFVQEILNPPEVNTEELSAKASEDFSVQNVAQSVERLYESAYFLKHYPHWIPTLMYHKIPNHEIQSQHKIYVTKANFEKHLKFFKRRGFETLTFSELEAFRKGTRDFSQFPPKPLMLTFDDGYRDNLENASPLLTQYGFKAQLFLLANPEINSNNWDTSSTDEPSHEIIAGAERQKWKYSAFEIGSHGFSHRKITDLTKEEALEELRLSKASLEKELSVPINVFAFTYGIISSDSAELAQKAGYSYAVNTDTGGLLQEQDPFAIFRVNIFPDESLWSLFKKTSRWYRNYYFKKRGK; this is encoded by the coding sequence GTGAATATCGTCCATCTTCTATCTCAGAACCACTTAACAGGTGCCGAAGTCTACGCTGTGGCCCTAGCCGCTCATCAAACAAACAGCGGCCACCAAGTGTACCAAATATCCAATGGCTTTTTTAGCGAGTCCACAGCCCTGCAAATACCGATAGAAGTGGAAACACGTTCACGTTGGCAAAGACTGCAAAACATTCTATGGCTGCGTCGCTTTATCAAAGAAAATAACATCCACGTAATTCACACGCATTCACGGGCCGCCGTCAAGTTAGCCTACTGGTCTACCCTCTTTACAAAGACGGCTGTGGTTTCAACAGTACACGGGATACAACATCCCTCGTTTTCAAAGAAGATTCACAACCAATATGGACAGTTTATTATCGCTGTCTGTGAAAATATAAAGAGGCAATTGATTCGGGATTTTAAGTACTCAGATAAGATGATCAAAGTTCTTCCGAACGGGATCAGCTCTGACCTTTATAAGTTCGAAAGAAAAGCGGCGTCTTTACCTTTACGCCGTATTGCCATTATTGGTAGAACAACTGGTCCTAAAGGCGAACGAACAGCACAAGTCCTTCAAGCTTTTCAGTCAGACGAGTTAAAACACCTCGATTTAGAAATCAGCTTGGTTGGTGGAAAAATCGCGGATCTTCATCTGCCAGAAAGCACAACACAGAAGGTTCAAGAAATTCAGAATGCAACTTTAAATAGTCAGTTCTATGCTCAGTACGATTTAGTGATTGGCTCTGGTCGCGTCTGCATGGAATCGTTAATTACAGGATGCCGTACGCTGGCTTTTGGTGAAGCCTGCTATGTGGGGACTGTTACAGATGAAACTTATACTTTAGCTAAAACTTCTAACTTCGGCGATGTTCACCCCGATTCTAAAAAACCACAAATTAACACAAACCAATTCGTTCAAGAAATTTTGAATCCACCAGAAGTGAATACAGAAGAACTGTCTGCGAAAGCCTCTGAGGATTTTTCTGTACAGAACGTAGCTCAATCTGTTGAGCGTCTTTATGAGTCCGCTTACTTTTTAAAACATTACCCACATTGGATTCCGACGTTGATGTATCACAAGATACCCAACCATGAAATTCAGTCGCAGCACAAAATTTATGTCACAAAAGCGAATTTTGAAAAACACTTAAAATTTTTTAAACGTCGTGGGTTTGAAACTTTGACCTTTTCTGAGCTAGAAGCTTTTCGTAAAGGGACACGAGACTTTTCCCAGTTCCCACCAAAACCTCTTATGCTCACCTTCGATGATGGCTATCGTGATAACTTAGAAAATGCGTCGCCGCTTTTGACTCAGTATGGATTTAAAGCGCAATTATTTTTGTTAGCGAACCCCGAAATCAATAGCAATAACTGGGACACTTCCAGTACAGATGAACCCTCACACGAAATTATCGCCGGAGCCGAAAGACAAAAGTGGAAGTACTCGGCTTTCGAAATAGGATCCCATGGATTCTCTCATAGGAAGATTACAGATCTGACAAAAGAGGAAGCTCTAGAAGAGTTACGACTGTCTAAGGCCTCATTAGAGAAAGAACTTTCTGTCCCTATAAATGTATTTGCTTTTACCTATGGAATAATCAGTTCTGACTCGGCCGAACTCGCGCAGAAGGCTGGCTACAGTTATGCCGTCAATACAGATACTGGCGGCCTGCTACAGGAACAAGATCCATTCGCTATCTTTCGTGTGAATATCTTCCCCGATGAAAGCTTATGGTCTTTATTCAAAAAGACGTCGCGTTGGTATAGAAATTATTATTTTAAAAAACGTGGAAAGTAG